Part of the Gemmatimonadota bacterium genome, TGCTCCCGGCAGGCCCTCCGGCAACCCCTGGGTGGACCAATGCTCGATGCGTCCATCCACCAGTACCAGCTCCGCGGACTCGACCCAGGCGCGCATCGCGCCCGAGGAGAACGTGTGAGCGCCCGCTCCGTTGTTGGCCAGGAGACCCCCCACCGTGCACCAGGGCGCGCTGGAGGGCAGCGGGGGGAGGCGCAGCCCGCAGGCCCGCGCCATCCCCTCCACCCGTCCGATGACGGCTCCGGCGCCCACCCGGATCGTGCGGGTTTCCGCGTCGGGAGCCTCGATGTGGTCGAGTCCCATGAGATCCAGCACCACACCGGGTCCGACGTTGCCCCCGGGCATCCCCGTTGCGGCAGCGCGCGGGACGAGGGCCACGTGCTCCTGGTTGCACCAGGTCAGCAAGGTCGCGACATCGGATCGGTCGACGGGCCGGGCCACGGCGCGTGGTAGGATCCGGAAAGGTCCGCGAGCCGACCCGTGCGACGAACGGAGCTGGGAATCGCTCCCGAACGACCCGCGGTAGTGCTGCGGGGGACGGAGCTCAGGCGTGGGCGTGTGGGGCATGCAGCCCGCCGCAGGCACCGCAGTAACCGCTCAGCTCGATGCGGGCCTCCACGACCCGGAAGCCCTCGGGTGCCTCGATCGCCGCGCGGGCCGCGGCTTCTGCAGAGCGATCGGCCACGTCCACGATGCGGCCGCAGGAGAGGCAGCGGGCATGATGGTGGGGAGAGGGATCGCCGTCGTAGCGCGCGGAGCCGTCGATCGGAGCCAGCTTGCGGGCGAGACCACAGCTCACGAGCGCTTCCAGGCTCTTGTAGACGGTCGCCAGGGAGATGCCGCTGATCTCCCCGCGGACTTCGAGGAAGACGTCCTCGGCGGTGGGGTGGGTCGAGGTGGACACCAAGCACCGATAGACCGCCGCGCGCTGGGCCGTAAAGCGCTGACCGCGTTCGCTCAAGGCCTGGCGCAGCCGTTCTTCCAGCATCCGGGGCACCTTGGACTCCATCCCCAAACCTCGGCTTCGGAGCGGCACCATGTCAACAACCATTCTTGATAAGGCTCTGGGCTGCGGGAGGGGGAAGGGGTCCCGGTACCCTGCCCGTCCGGCTTGCCCCTGCCGGAACGTCCCGGGTACCGTTGTCCCAGGATATCCGTTGTGCCCGCTGGCACCCGCCCCGTGATCCGTGCTTTCGAGGAGCGACCCGAATGAGCCGTGAAGGCGACGCGCTCGACGTCCTGCTGAACGAGACCCGCCGATTCCCCCCGTCCCCGGCGTTTCGCGCCCAGGCTCACCTCGCCGATCCCGGCGTCTATGCGGAGGCCGCGGCCGACCCGGAGGCCTACTGGGCGTCCTGGGCGGAGCAACTCGAGTGGTTCACGCCCTGGACCACGGTCCTCAAGTGGGCGCCGCCCTACGCGTCGTGGTTCCTGGGCGGAACTCTCAACGTGGCTCACAACTGCTTGGACCGGCACGTGCGGGGGCCCAAGCGGAACCAGGCCGCGTTGATCTGGGAGGGCGAGCCGCAGGACGAGCGACGCACCTATACCTACTGGGACCTGTATCGGGAGGTGTGCCAGTTCGCCAACGTCTTGAAGGGTCTGGGCGTGAAGAAGGGCGATCGCGTGGCGATCTACCTGCCCATGATTCCGGAAGCGGCGATCGCGATGCTGGCGTGCGCCCGCCTCGGTGCGCCTCACTCGGTCGTGTTCGGTGGCTTCAGCCCCGACTCCCTGGCGGATCGCATCAACGACGCCGAGGCCAAGGTCCTGATCACGGCCGACGGTGGCTACCGCCGAGGGCAGGTGATGCCGCTCAAGGCCGCCGTCGATCGCGCGCTCGAGCACTGCCCGACCATCGAGTCCTGCGTGGTCGTGGGCCGGGGCTTCGGGCTCTCGCGGGTGTCGGGCGTGCACATGACCAAGGGCCGGGACTACTGGTATCACGAGCTCATGGACACCGCCTCCATGGAGTGTCCGGCCGAGCCGATGGACTCCGAAGACATCCTCTACATCCTGTACACGTCGGGGACCACGGGGAAGCCCAAGGGAGTCGTGCACCACACCGGCGGGTATCTGACGCAGGTCTACGCCACGACGCGCGCGGTCTTCGACCTCAAGGACGACGACGTCTACTGGTGCACGGCGGACGTCGGCTGGGTGACCGGGCACAGCTACATCGTCTATGGGCCGCTCGCTTGCGGTGCCACGGTGCTGATGTACGAGGGTGCCCCGGATTGGCCCCATCGCGGGCGCTTCTGGGAGCTCTGCGAGAAGTATGGCGTGAGTGTCTTCTACACAGCGCCCACGGCGATTCGCGCGTTCATGCGTTGGGGAGAGGACTGGCCGGGCAGATACGACCTCTCGCAGCTCCGCCTGCTCGGTTCCGTCGGCGAGCCCATCAACCCTGAGGCCTGGATGTGGTACCACAGGGTGATCGGGGGCGAGCGCTGTCCGATCGTAGACACGTGGTGGCAGACGGAGACGGGCGCCATCATGATCACGCCGTTGCCCGGGGTCACGGAGACGCGTCCAGGAAGCGCCACGCAGCCGTTCCCCGGCATCAGCGCTACGATCCTGAACGAGGAAGGGAAGGAGGCCCATGCGGGCTACCTCGCCATCACGCGTCCCTGGCCTTCCATGATCCGTGGCGTCTGGGGCGACGACCAGCGTTTCCGGGAGCAATACTGGTCCAAATGGGATGGGATCTACTTCCCCGGTGACGGCGCCAAGCGGGACGACGATGGCTACCTCTGGGTGCTGGGGCGCGTGGACGATGTGCTCAACGTCGCTGGGCACCGCATCGGCACCATGGAAGTAGAGAGTGCGTTGGTCGATCATCACGCCGTCGCCGAATCGGCGGTGGTGGGCAAGGCGCACGAGATCAAGGGACAGGCTGTGGCGGCCTTCGTGACGCTCAAGGAGGGCGTCGACGGGACCCACGCGATGGTGGACGAGCTGAAGAAGCACGTCGCGGACAAGATCGGCGCCATCGCGCGGCCCGAGACCATCATCTTCACGGCAGCACTGCCCAAGACTCGCTCAGGCAAGATCATGCGGCGACTCCTCCGCGATATCGCAGAGGGCCGGGCCGTCGGTGATACGACCACGCTGGCGGACCCCGAAGTCATTCTCTCGCTCAAGACCAAGTACGAGGAGGAAGGCGCAGACGCCTGAGCCGCTCCCATGTCGGTCTTCACGAACCCCGCTTCCGGAGGGCCCGAGGACACACGTGCCTACGTGAAGGCGGTCCTCGAATTGGTGGTCGACTCGGATCCTCTGGAGATCCTGCGAACCTCTCCCGCTTGGTTCCTCGAATCGCTGCAGGGGCTGAGCTCGGCCCAGCTCCAGCAGCCGGAGGCGGCGGGGAAGTGGTCGATCGGTCAGGTGATCCAACACCTGGCCGACTCCGAGATCGTGTGGAGCTACCGGGTGCGCCGTATCCTCGCGGAGGAACGTCCACTCCTCCAGGGATACGATCAGGACGCCTGGGCGCGGCGACTCGGCTACGACGATGTGTCGCTCCCTGAGGCGCTGGGCGTCTTCGGAGCGCTGCGGGCGGCGAACCTGAGGCTGCTGCGGTCGGCGACTCCCGACGACCTGGCCCGCGTCGGTGTGCATGAGGAGCGCGGGGAGGAGTCTGTGGCGCATCTGATCGCGCTCTACGCCGGACACGATCTCCTGCACCGCCGCCAGGTGGAACGGATCCGCACCCTCGTGGCCTAGGGGGCCGCGTACGAGGGCGTACCCGTCCGCGGATTTTTCACGCCGCGGCGCCCCGTCCGTTCCATGGACGAGAACATCCTGCTCGGAGATCGTCCATGACCCGCTCCACCCGCATCACCGCCTGGATCCGCTGGACTCGTGGTACGGTGCTCGTCACCCTGGCCGGCGCGTTGCCGGACTGGATCCTCCAGGTGGCGTTGCATGTCGTCCACCGTGGCCCGGCGACATGAGGGAGTCCACCCCTCGCTGGATGGACGCGCACGGGCCGGAGCTGGAACGCCACCTCCTGCGCATGGTCGGTGACCCGGACGACGTGTCCGATCTGCTGCAGCATGTGTGGATGAGGGCCTGGTCAAGGCTGCCGGTCGAGGACACTGGGCTGAACGTGCGGGCCTGGCTCTTTCGGGTGGCCACGAACGCGGCCCTCGACCGGCTGGCCCACAAGAAGCGCTGGCGTACCCGACTCGCGGCTCTGGCGGCCGATCCACTCGCCGCCGCCTTGGATCCCCCACGGGCGCCGCTCTCGCGGCGGACCCAGGGCCAGGTCAGGGAGGCACTGCGCCGACTTCCTCGGAAGCAGCGTGAGGCGGTGTGGTTTCGTTGGGTGGAGGGACTCGAATACACGCAGGTGGCGCACAAGCTGGAGTGCAGCCCTGAAAGCGCTCGGGCCAACGTCCATCACGGTTTGAAACGCCTCCGCCGTACGCTGGCGGATCTGGCAGAGGAGGAGTGACATGACCCCGGATCCCGAGCTGCGTTGCCGCGTCGACGACACTACGCTCTCCGACTTCCTGGATGGCGCCATGGACGATGCCGCAGCGCTGAGCATGGCCCACCACATCGCGGACTGTCCACGCTGCCGCCAGCGCGCTGCCGCAGAGCGGGCGGCGGAAGCGGTCCTACGGGGACTGGATGCCGAGGACGTGGTCCGTTGGCATCGGTTCAAGAGTCCGTTCGGCACCATGTACGCGGCGCGGACCGCGCGAGGATTGTCGCGCATCTCCTGGCAGCAGCCGGGGGTGGGGGCGTTCGAGGACTACTTGTCCCGGAGGTATCCGGCGCTGCCCCTGGTTCGGGATGCCGACGCACTGGAGCCCGTTCAGGAAGAGATCGAGCGTTACTTCGACGGGGATCTGGAGCGCTTCTCCGTGGCCGTCGATCTCTCAGATCTGCGGCCGTTCCAGAAGGACGTGCTGGAGGAGGCCGAGCGCATCCCGTTCGGCGCCGTGATCCCCTACGCCGAGTTGGCGAGGCGCATCGCGCGGCCGCGGGCTGCGCGAGCAGTGGGGAACGCGCTGGGCGCCAACCCGGTGGCCATCGTGGTGCCCTGTCATCGCATCGTTGCCAGCGATGGAACGCTGGGTGGCTACACTGGGGGAGTGGAGTACAAGCGGCGCCTCCTGCGGGTGGAGGGTCGTCGAGACCTGTTCAGTGAGGTGGAGTGATGGCGAAGGGGAAAAGCGCCGCGGATCGGTCGGAACTCGCGTTCCTGGAGCGTGCGCTGCACGAGGGGTACGACGCGGATGCTTGGCACGGCCCGACGCTGCGGGGCAGCCTTCGTCGCGTGCGCGCTGCCGAGGCGGCGTGGGAGCCGGACGTCGGCCGACATTCGATCTGGGCGCTGGCGTTGCACTGCGCCTACTGGAAGCATCGCGTCCGCTGTCGGGTGACGGGCGAGGAGTCGCGCTTCGCGCGTGGTCCGTCGAACTTCCCGGCGATCCCCGACGATCGCTCCGAAAGAGCGTGGCGGGAGGATCTGGCGCTTCTGGACGCCACGCACGCGGCGCTCCTGGAGGCACTGCGAAGCCTGGACCCTTCGTCACTGGGCGACGCGGCACCCCGCCGCTCGCGACGGGACCAGATCCTGGGTGCGGCCTTCCACGACGTGTACCACGCCGGGCAGATCCGGTTGATCCGCCGCCTGGCGGGCGGGTAGGCTCACCGAGGAACGGCGGCGGCCCCGCCGGGCCGGTGGACTACTCGGTGGCGAGAGGGTCGCTGCGGCCGCCAGGCCGCGGACGCCCACCTTTGTCTCGCAGGGGCTTGGCCGGGACGCCCACCACCAACGTGTCGGCGGGGACGTCTTTGGTGACCAGGGCTCCCGCCCCCGCCATCGAGTACTCATGCATGCGGATGCCTGCCAGCACCGTGGCATGGTAGGCGACGCGCACCCCGCGCTCGATCACGGTGGTTGCAAGGTTCACGTCTCGGGGGTCGTCGAGCGCGTGGGAGTGGCTGTAGATGTTGACGAAGTCCGAGATGGAGACCTTGTCGCCGAGGACGATGCCTCCCCGGTCGTCCAACAGGACCTGGCGGTGCACCACCACGCCGTCCCCGACTTCGAGGTTGTACCCGAAGCTGAGCTTGACCTGATGGAATGCCTTGAAGTTGGCTCCACAGCGCTTGAAGATCCGCCGCGCCAGGAGACGTCGGAACTTCACGCCGAGCTCGACGTTCTCTCCGAGCGGACTCCGGTCGAACATCTCCCACATCCAGATGAGGGGCTTGACGCGGTCGTAGCGCTCGAGATCCGTCTCGTCGTAGTACTCGGGCTCCAGGGTGACGTTGCGCGCGTCGAGGTGGAGGCGGGTCAGGCGTCCGCCGGCGCTGTCTGCCGAGGGGCCCATCAACCAGGGTGCGTAGAGGTCCTCCAGGACCTCGCGGCAAAGGGCGTAGCGGTCACAGGCCGGGTCGCGGAGGCGCGCGTCGAGGCCATCCAGCCAGCGCGCGTACTCCGCGCGGGCGTCCGGATCCACAGGAACGGCCCTGAGGGGTAGGTTTCTCATGGTCTGTCCGTCGGGGTGGAGGATGGCTCGGTCTACACTACGCCGTGTGCGCTGGGTGTCCAAGGGGGGAGGCGGGGTCGCGGCCCCTCAGGGCTCAGGCTGGCGACTTGACCCGGCTGGGCCTTGGTCCGAGCGTTCGTGTCTCCGGACGAATCCACGGAAGGCGTGATGGGTTCTCCGCGAGGACGGGGCGGGACGAAATCTGCCCCGGAACACCCAGTGGGAAGGGAGCTTGAACATGCGCGTGCAGGGCACAGTGAAGTGGTTCAACGACGCCAAGGGCTTCGGTTTCATCACGCGGGGAGACAACGGCCAGGACTGCTTCGTGCATCACTCGGCCATCAAGACGGACGGGTTTCGTACGCTGAAGGAAGGCGAAGCCGTCGAGTTCGACGTGGTCGACGGAC contains:
- a CDS encoding transcriptional repressor, giving the protein MESKVPRMLEERLRQALSERGQRFTAQRAAVYRCLVSTSTHPTAEDVFLEVRGEISGISLATVYKSLEALVSCGLARKLAPIDGSARYDGDPSPHHHARCLSCGRIVDVADRSAEAAARAAIEAPEGFRVVEARIELSGYCGACGGLHAPHAHA
- the acs gene encoding acetate--CoA ligase, whose translation is MSREGDALDVLLNETRRFPPSPAFRAQAHLADPGVYAEAAADPEAYWASWAEQLEWFTPWTTVLKWAPPYASWFLGGTLNVAHNCLDRHVRGPKRNQAALIWEGEPQDERRTYTYWDLYREVCQFANVLKGLGVKKGDRVAIYLPMIPEAAIAMLACARLGAPHSVVFGGFSPDSLADRINDAEAKVLITADGGYRRGQVMPLKAAVDRALEHCPTIESCVVVGRGFGLSRVSGVHMTKGRDYWYHELMDTASMECPAEPMDSEDILYILYTSGTTGKPKGVVHHTGGYLTQVYATTRAVFDLKDDDVYWCTADVGWVTGHSYIVYGPLACGATVLMYEGAPDWPHRGRFWELCEKYGVSVFYTAPTAIRAFMRWGEDWPGRYDLSQLRLLGSVGEPINPEAWMWYHRVIGGERCPIVDTWWQTETGAIMITPLPGVTETRPGSATQPFPGISATILNEEGKEAHAGYLAITRPWPSMIRGVWGDDQRFREQYWSKWDGIYFPGDGAKRDDDGYLWVLGRVDDVLNVAGHRIGTMEVESALVDHHAVAESAVVGKAHEIKGQAVAAFVTLKEGVDGTHAMVDELKKHVADKIGAIARPETIIFTAALPKTRSGKIMRRLLRDIAEGRAVGDTTTLADPEVILSLKTKYEEEGADA
- a CDS encoding DinB family protein, which produces MSVFTNPASGGPEDTRAYVKAVLELVVDSDPLEILRTSPAWFLESLQGLSSAQLQQPEAAGKWSIGQVIQHLADSEIVWSYRVRRILAEERPLLQGYDQDAWARRLGYDDVSLPEALGVFGALRAANLRLLRSATPDDLARVGVHEERGEESVAHLIALYAGHDLLHRRQVERIRTLVA
- a CDS encoding RNA polymerase sigma factor, with amino-acid sequence MRESTPRWMDAHGPELERHLLRMVGDPDDVSDLLQHVWMRAWSRLPVEDTGLNVRAWLFRVATNAALDRLAHKKRWRTRLAALAADPLAAALDPPRAPLSRRTQGQVREALRRLPRKQREAVWFRWVEGLEYTQVAHKLECSPESARANVHHGLKRLRRTLADLAEEE
- a CDS encoding methylated-DNA--[protein]-cysteine S-methyltransferase, whose protein sequence is MTPDPELRCRVDDTTLSDFLDGAMDDAAALSMAHHIADCPRCRQRAAAERAAEAVLRGLDAEDVVRWHRFKSPFGTMYAARTARGLSRISWQQPGVGAFEDYLSRRYPALPLVRDADALEPVQEEIERYFDGDLERFSVAVDLSDLRPFQKDVLEEAERIPFGAVIPYAELARRIARPRAARAVGNALGANPVAIVVPCHRIVASDGTLGGYTGGVEYKRRLLRVEGRRDLFSEVE
- a CDS encoding DinB family protein is translated as MAKGKSAADRSELAFLERALHEGYDADAWHGPTLRGSLRRVRAAEAAWEPDVGRHSIWALALHCAYWKHRVRCRVTGEESRFARGPSNFPAIPDDRSERAWREDLALLDATHAALLEALRSLDPSSLGDAAPRRSRRDQILGAAFHDVYHAGQIRLIRRLAGG
- a CDS encoding acyltransferase — protein: MRNLPLRAVPVDPDARAEYARWLDGLDARLRDPACDRYALCREVLEDLYAPWLMGPSADSAGGRLTRLHLDARNVTLEPEYYDETDLERYDRVKPLIWMWEMFDRSPLGENVELGVKFRRLLARRIFKRCGANFKAFHQVKLSFGYNLEVGDGVVVHRQVLLDDRGGIVLGDKVSISDFVNIYSHSHALDDPRDVNLATTVIERGVRVAYHATVLAGIRMHEYSMAGAGALVTKDVPADTLVVGVPAKPLRDKGGRPRPGGRSDPLATE
- a CDS encoding cold shock domain-containing protein, with protein sequence MRVQGTVKWFNDAKGFGFITRGDNGQDCFVHHSAIKTDGFRTLKEGEAVEFDVVDGQKGPAAQNVTRLG